A segment of the Candidatus Pelagisphaera phototrophica genome:
AAGCGATTGGGAGTGGGTCGCCGTTTCAACTCGATGCCGGCGAACACTGAAACCGGAATGTGGCTTGTGGACCGAGGACTTCCGGTTGAAGAGGCCAGCGTCCGGGCGACTCCCCGAATTGGCGTTGACTACGCGGGAGAGGATTGGGCGAATCGGCCCTATCGGTTTGTTCTAGAACATTAGTTCGAGCTAGACTGAGCCAAGATCGGGATATCGTTTAATGTGAACGCCTCGAGCCGCATGGATGCGGTACCGATGGACGTTTTAACGTCGAGTCGTAAGGGAATGCGGCGATCGTCGGCAGATACCCAAACAGCCATTTTACCTCCCTCTCTGAAGATCTTGCTCTGAGGATAGGCGGATACCGGCTCCACGCGAAAGGCCTTGATCTTCCCAAATTGGGTGGTGATGGTTTCGGTTCCTTTAGCTTCCATTTCAATCAGGTAGAAGCGGCCGTTCGAGCTGATGAAAAGTGGATAAATACTCCCTTTCTCCAGTTTCCATCCACGAATTTGGAGAATGGCAGAGGAGTAGTCAAGGGGTGCCGCGTAGGGTAAATCTTTGATCTGGTTCTTTTCCGGTCTCAGTTTATCTACGTGATTCATTTTCCCGGTCTCAAAGTTGAAACGGGTGATGGTTTCCTTTTCGTTGGATTGGCCCTCGTCGGTGACTCTGTTTTCGAGAATTCGTCCCTCCGTCGAATCAAGAAGGGTATAGCCCTTAAGCATGAGGGGAAAGACGGCCTTTATGAGACCTGTTGTGCGGGCTTCCGTTTTTACCTCCAGTAACGAAGGGTTTGAATGGTTAGGGTCTTCGGTAGAAATTACGATTTCCGCTACCTTTCGAAAAATTCCCCATTGTCCTCGAAACTGGAAGCGCTCCCCTGTATTGAATCCGTCGGAAGTTTTTTTTGAGTCAGGAAACTCGCGTTCGGGCCAAACGATTTCCTTTGGCAGTTTGGCTTCTGTGTCTTCCCTGATCTCGTTCGGGTTGATTGCGAATGAACTGGTGGAGAAAACCGATAGTAGGAGACACGCAATGAACCCGCATTTTGCATTCAAATGAGGTTTAAGGAGCGAAATTTGGAATCTTCTCTCAAGCATCGAGACTTATTGGATCGACTAGGTTTGTCGTGAATGAAGTTTCTGATCAATGCTGGAAACAGCGATATCGCTTATTTCAGCGAATACCAGGAAGGTTGCAAAGACAACGGATCATACCTTTTAGTTGCATCCTTTATAATCAAACCGTCATTTCCTCGATTTTGGGAGTCTCGGAGCAGTGATGGCAGCTTATCTGTGGAATCGACTTTCTGGACAGGAGAGATCCGGAGCCGGAGATTCACGGAAAAGGTGTCTAGCTCCCGCCTTCGACGGTTTAGAGGAAGGTCGAGAAGGGTGTCCCCATTGCACCAAAAAAGATCGAACAACCAGAGAAGTGTATCGACATCCTCCCCGATGAAAAGATCCTCGACCGGCCGGTTCAGGCGCATTTCCAAGTCGCTGTAAGGAAGCGGGCGCTCTTTTTTCCACGCAACCAGTGTGCCGTCTGCAATATAGTCCTGTGGGATCAAACGGGCTGATTCGGCAATCTCAGGAAACTGGTGGGTGATGCGCTTTCCCTCTGCGTCGAATAGCTCGACTCGATCGTCCACTTTATGGATTTGGCACCGTAGCCCATCGTGAAGCTCCTCGACCCAAATCGGCGACTGAAACTGGGATAGAAACTCGAAGTCCATATCCTCCTTTGCCGGCTTTTCCAGTTTCAGAGGAAAGAACAGTTGCAAAGGGATGTAGTCGAGCATGCGGTCGATCGTCGCGTTCGCAACGCGATTGAGGTCGGCACAGCGTAGATTGGCTCGCCGAACCGCTTCGATGGGTGCTTCGAACCGCTTGGCCAAGCCCTCCTCTATGACGGACTCTTCGATGGCATTTCCCCGGTTGGAGAGCACGAGGTCAGAAAGCGATTTTCCCTCCCGAGGATCTAGTTTTCGATAGGCTTCGGACAGAAGGGAATGCTGAAAAACGGGGTTGGGCGACTTCTCCAAAGTATCGAAGAGAACGCGAAAATTTTCGAGTGTCTGCCCGATTTGCGGGTTTGGGTTGAGGAGTGATAGTAAGGCGGCCCAGGGATCGGCCTCGTGTTGGCGGACCCGTTTGTAGTCGGTCTCGTTTGCGTTCGCGGCGAAGAGGATTGCCTGGCGATTGGTTTTGGTGGTGATGGTGAGGCTCCGCTGGGAGGCCCGGGCAAATGCGTGTCCAGACAGGAGTAGGGCGGCGATGGCAACATCCGTTGGGCCAAGATTGGCAAAATACTCACTGACGATTTCTACCTTTCGCGTGTGGCTCTCGGCTTTGACGGCATTTTCTTTTGCATTGGTAAAGCTCGAGATCGAATGCGGCGATACATTGGGGTGGCTCTCGGGCTCAGAGGTGCGGGGTTTCGACTTTGGAGGTGGATTGATTGGCAACTCCAACCCCAGCTGGTTCTGGGCACCCAATTCGAGGGCATTGATACCGCGATCCCGCAAGGTCTGGGCAAACTCCTGGGCGAAACCGTGAGTTGTGTAGACGATCTTTGGGTCCACACGAGCGACGAATTCGAGCAAATCCAGAAAGTCCGCGTGGTCCGAAAGGGGAAAGGCCCGATCGGAGCCTTTAGAGTGGTGGCGATATGAGTCCAGAGCCCAGCCCGAAAGCATCGCGGTACGGTGGTTGCGGATTCCGGTTAGCCATTTCGAGTCTTTTGGAAGAGGAGGCGAGATAACGACGCATTCTTTAGCCTTTTCATATCTGAATTCTGAGTACGCAGGAAACGTAAAACCGATTTCCTCGCATGCCTGAGTCATCTTCAGTACTTGTGGATGCAGGAGGATTTTCAGACCACTGCCTTCAAGGCATTTCAACGCCTCTTGAGCTTTTCCCAGGCTGTATCCGAAAAGCACGGGAACGTGATCATCATCTATCGTTTCATGGCAGAATTGCAGGATCTCCTTCTTGACCTCGGAAATAGGTGGAAAAGCGTATTTAGGAACGCCATACGTAGTTTCAATAATCAATGTATCTGTTTTGGGTACGATGCACGCCTCTGCGGTTAGATTGGGCCCAAGCTTAAAGTCGCCCGTATAGAGGAGCGTCTCACCTTTTTTTTCAAGAAGTAGCATAGACGACCCTGGTATGTGGCCTGCGGGATAGAGCGCTCCCTTTACATTAGGGCTGATCTCGAAAGGTTCCTGGAATCCATAGGTTTTCCACTTCCGCTTTCCCGGCATGCGGGCTTTCAGTAAGCGGGCAGTTCCTTCTGAGCAGAGCACCGAAGGGTGATTGCCAAAATGGTCGAAGTGGGCGTGGGAAATGAAAACGTTTGAAGCGGGCTTCCGCGCGTCCAGATGCCAGTCGATTTCGGGCAGGAAAATCCCGTTCTTTTTCTCAACGACCCAACTCATACTGTGCTAGACGCCACGTCGATCGAGGCTGAGTCGTCCAGGACCGATGAATACAATTGAAAGTAGAGTAAGGTTGACCTGAGCGTACACTACCATGACGTTGTCGATTTCGGGGCTGTGGATAATTAAATTAGCCAGAGCAAAGCCGACGATGGCGGAAAGGAGCAGCCCGATTCCCCGGGTGAATATTCCCAGAATGAGGAATAATCCACCGACCGACTGAATCACCACGGATGCGATCCCAAAAACGAGGTGGAAGTACGTTATCCCGATCAGAGAAACGGCGCTTCCAATTCTTTCCCAGCTGTCTGGACCTTCCGCCCAAAGCGGGAAGCCGTGGTAGGCGATGAGACCGCCAACTCCAATGCGCAGGATTAAAACACCAAAAAAATCGAATCTGCTTAAGCCAGTAAGGGCAACCTTCATAGGGAAATCGCTTGTGATTAGTCCGAAGGATAGACCAAACCCTCCCGAAAGAGCAATGGATTAAAAGTCCAACGGGTATTTACATTAACAAAAGTAGGTTGCTCTGACGTAGGGGATCGCAATTGACCGCTTTCGCATTAGGCGAGACGGCTCCTGAGCCAGTACGGCAATTCCGATCTTTTCGCAGATGAAGCAGGTTCGTTTGCGGGTACGATATTGGCCTTAAGCCGGATTTCCCCTATCTCACTACTCTTCCCGAGCCACCGCTATTCAACAGGGATTCTACTTCGGCGCGGGTAGAGAAATTATAGTCGCCGTAGATCGAGTGAGCCAAACAAGAGGAGGCCACGGCAAAGGCGATGGCCGTTTGCGGTTCGCGAAGCTTTGGGTCGTTGAAAGCGAAAATCAGTCCGGCCCCGAAGGCGTCACCCCCGCCGACACGATCCACGATGTTACGGATCTCATAAGGCTGATAGTCGCTTCCTTCAATAGGGGCAAAGTAGGAATAATCGGAACTGGTGTCGTAGAGCATCGCTCCCCAGTTGTTGTGTGAAGCGGAGATGCTTTCGCGCAAAGTGATGGCAACTTTAGATAGGTTTGGGAATTGACTGACGATCTCACGCGCTACGCCGGTGTACTTGCTGGCGTCGATCTTGCCTGAGTGCACATCTGTGTTTTCCGCATGGATACCAAGAACGTCGGAGGCATCCTCTTCATTGCCAATGACGACGTCAACGTAGGGAAGCAAGCGAGACATGGTTTCGCAGGCAAGTTCGGTTGACGAAAGAGTGGGGTTCCACTTCCAGAGTTTTTTGCGAAAATTGAGATCGCAGGAGACCGTGAGCCCGGCCGCTTTTGCGTTCTTAACGGACTGGATCGTCGCTTCGGCTGATTCCTCGGACAATGAGGGAGTGATTCCGGTAGTGTGAAACCATCCAGCTCCATCAAAGATCGAATCCCAGTCGTAGGCCGATGCGGGGGCCATACTGACAGAGGAGTACTCACGGTCGTAAATCACGCGACTCGGGCGTTGATTGGCCCCCGCTTCTACGAAGTAAAGACCGAGTCGTCCCGATTTGCTCAATACGATTTCCGAAGTGTCTACGTCGAGTCCGCGCAGGTTGGATATTAGAGCTTGGGTGACGTCGTTATTGGGAATTGCAGTGACGAATCGAGCGTCTCCACCTAGCATTGAAATAGAGGCAGCGACATTGGCTTCTGCTCCGGCGAAGGTGAGGTTGAGATCACCGGGAAGTGACTGACGGAAACGTTTAAAGCCAGGAGGGCAAAAGCGGCCCATGATTTCACCGAAGGTTACGATCGTTTTCATATAATTGATTGGATTGAGGTATTGTACTCATGAAGGACGCAGGATTCACAGCTATTTTTTGAAACTGAATTTTGAATACTTGATCGTGGTCGTTTGGTCTTAGATCCTGTCGTCTGTAGGAAGTGTTCTTCGTGGGAGAAAAATTATCCAC
Coding sequences within it:
- a CDS encoding DUF3108 domain-containing protein, yielding MLERRFQISLLKPHLNAKCGFIACLLLSVFSTSSFAINPNEIREDTEAKLPKEIVWPEREFPDSKKTSDGFNTGERFQFRGQWGIFRKVAEIVISTEDPNHSNPSLLEVKTEARTTGLIKAVFPLMLKGYTLLDSTEGRILENRVTDEGQSNEKETITRFNFETGKMNHVDKLRPEKNQIKDLPYAAPLDYSSAILQIRGWKLEKGSIYPLFISSNGRFYLIEMEAKGTETITTQFGKIKAFRVEPVSAYPQSKIFREGGKMAVWVSADDRRIPLRLDVKTSIGTASMRLEAFTLNDIPILAQSSSN
- a CDS encoding MBL fold metallo-hydrolase RNA specificity domain-containing protein; protein product: MSWVVEKKNGIFLPEIDWHLDARKPASNVFISHAHFDHFGNHPSVLCSEGTARLLKARMPGKRKWKTYGFQEPFEISPNVKGALYPAGHIPGSSMLLLEKKGETLLYTGDFKLGPNLTAEACIVPKTDTLIIETTYGVPKYAFPPISEVKKEILQFCHETIDDDHVPVLFGYSLGKAQEALKCLEGSGLKILLHPQVLKMTQACEEIGFTFPAYSEFRYEKAKECVVISPPLPKDSKWLTGIRNHRTAMLSGWALDSYRHHSKGSDRAFPLSDHADFLDLLEFVARVDPKIVYTTHGFAQEFAQTLRDRGINALELGAQNQLGLELPINPPPKSKPRTSEPESHPNVSPHSISSFTNAKENAVKAESHTRKVEIVSEYFANLGPTDVAIAALLLSGHAFARASQRSLTITTKTNRQAILFAANANETDYKRVRQHEADPWAALLSLLNPNPQIGQTLENFRVLFDTLEKSPNPVFQHSLLSEAYRKLDPREGKSLSDLVLSNRGNAIEESVIEEGLAKRFEAPIEAVRRANLRCADLNRVANATIDRMLDYIPLQLFFPLKLEKPAKEDMDFEFLSQFQSPIWVEELHDGLRCQIHKVDDRVELFDAEGKRITHQFPEIAESARLIPQDYIADGTLVAWKKERPLPYSDLEMRLNRPVEDLFIGEDVDTLLWLFDLFWCNGDTLLDLPLNRRRRELDTFSVNLRLRISPVQKVDSTDKLPSLLRDSQNRGNDGLIIKDATKRYDPLSLQPSWYSLK
- a CDS encoding DoxX family protein, with the protein product MKVALTGLSRFDFFGVLILRIGVGGLIAYHGFPLWAEGPDSWERIGSAVSLIGITYFHLVFGIASVVIQSVGGLFLILGIFTRGIGLLLSAIVGFALANLIIHSPEIDNVMVVYAQVNLTLLSIVFIGPGRLSLDRRGV
- a CDS encoding sugar kinase: MKTIVTFGEIMGRFCPPGFKRFRQSLPGDLNLTFAGAEANVAASISMLGGDARFVTAIPNNDVTQALISNLRGLDVDTSEIVLSKSGRLGLYFVEAGANQRPSRVIYDREYSSVSMAPASAYDWDSIFDGAGWFHTTGITPSLSEESAEATIQSVKNAKAAGLTVSCDLNFRKKLWKWNPTLSSTELACETMSRLLPYVDVVIGNEEDASDVLGIHAENTDVHSGKIDASKYTGVAREIVSQFPNLSKVAITLRESISASHNNWGAMLYDTSSDYSYFAPIEGSDYQPYEIRNIVDRVGGGDAFGAGLIFAFNDPKLREPQTAIAFAVASSCLAHSIYGDYNFSTRAEVESLLNSGGSGRVVR